A single window of Paenibacillus sp. SYP-B4298 DNA harbors:
- a CDS encoding carbohydrate ABC transporter permease, whose product MKATPNLSALDNRTPALSLRKLSGAAGIYAALTAISLVMLVPFLWMLSTSFKEPQSIFTYPPQFIPETFRLQNYVEVFERIPFHRFYFNSVYIALIVVLGTVFFASLAGYAFAKIPFTGRNAVFLVLLSAMMIPHEVTAIPMFLFMRELGWIDTHLPLILLPIFGAGGVFGIFVMRQFFISVPTELEEAAMIDGCSRFRIYAQIMLPIAKPGLATLTIFTFVTVWNEFFDPLIFINTRELMTLPLGLSLFTDEVGTAWHHLMAATVMATVPLLIVFFLAQKRFIEGVAMTGLKE is encoded by the coding sequence ATGAAGGCGACGCCTAATCTGTCCGCTCTGGACAACCGCACGCCGGCCTTGTCGCTGCGCAAGCTGTCGGGAGCCGCAGGCATCTATGCGGCGCTGACAGCGATCTCGCTAGTGATGCTGGTACCGTTCCTGTGGATGCTGTCTACCTCATTCAAGGAGCCGCAGAGCATCTTCACGTATCCGCCGCAGTTCATACCGGAGACCTTCCGGCTGCAGAACTATGTCGAGGTGTTTGAACGGATTCCGTTTCACCGTTTTTATTTCAACAGTGTCTATATTGCGCTGATCGTCGTACTGGGCACGGTGTTCTTCGCCTCACTGGCCGGGTATGCGTTCGCCAAGATCCCGTTCACTGGTCGCAATGCCGTCTTTCTCGTGCTGCTAAGTGCGATGATGATTCCGCATGAGGTCACGGCGATTCCGATGTTCCTGTTCATGCGCGAGCTCGGCTGGATCGACACGCATCTGCCGCTCATCCTGCTTCCGATCTTCGGGGCGGGCGGCGTGTTCGGCATCTTCGTCATGCGGCAGTTCTTCATCTCGGTACCGACCGAGCTGGAGGAGGCGGCCATGATTGACGGATGCAGTCGTTTCCGCATTTATGCGCAGATTATGCTGCCGATTGCCAAGCCGGGACTGGCAACCTTGACGATTTTTACCTTTGTGACGGTATGGAACGAGTTTTTTGATCCGTTGATTTTCATTAATACCCGTGAGCTGATGACCTTGCCGCTGGGCCTGTCGCTGTTCACAGATGAGGTTGGAACGGCCTGGCACCACCTGATGGCCGCTACGGTGATGGCGACTGTGCCGCTGCTCATCGTCTTCTTCCTCGCCCAGAAGCGGTTCATCGAGGGCGTGGCGATGACAGGGCTGAAGGAATAG
- a CDS encoding carbohydrate ABC transporter permease: MKRNGAGRGPLAREAQITGWLFVSPMVLGFALLLLFPMGLSLYMSLTDWPLLGDPSWVGLQNYEHLLQDAMFWKVFGNTFYFTAGLVPFNIVLALLLALLLSRSMRGIGIFRTAIFVPVMTSLIVWAIVWKYMFATDSGLINQLLLMLGIKGPSWLYDTRLAMPAVIVTSVLKNVGLNMVLFIAALQQVPRSLYEAATLDGAGRTRSFFNVTLPMITPTVFLTVVMTVIGSLKVFGQIYVMTQGGPSGSTKVLVYYIWEKAFKLFQLGYASSLAYVLFVVVLALTLLQWQLRKRWVFNEGDA; encoded by the coding sequence ATGAAACGCAATGGTGCGGGCAGAGGTCCACTCGCCAGAGAGGCGCAAATTACAGGCTGGCTGTTCGTATCGCCGATGGTGCTGGGCTTTGCACTGCTGCTGCTGTTCCCGATGGGGCTATCGCTCTATATGAGCCTGACGGACTGGCCGCTGCTGGGCGACCCTAGCTGGGTCGGTCTGCAAAACTATGAGCATCTGCTGCAGGACGCCATGTTCTGGAAGGTATTTGGCAATACATTTTATTTTACTGCGGGCTTGGTGCCGTTCAATATCGTGCTGGCATTGCTGCTGGCGCTGCTGCTCTCTAGAAGTATGCGAGGCATCGGCATATTCCGTACAGCGATCTTCGTTCCGGTGATGACCTCGCTCATCGTCTGGGCGATCGTCTGGAAGTACATGTTCGCCACCGATTCGGGACTGATCAACCAGCTATTGCTCATGCTTGGCATCAAGGGACCATCCTGGCTCTATGATACGCGCCTGGCCATGCCTGCGGTAATCGTGACCAGCGTGCTCAAAAATGTCGGCCTCAATATGGTGCTCTTCATTGCCGCACTGCAGCAGGTGCCGCGCTCGCTGTATGAGGCGGCGACGCTGGATGGAGCCGGGCGCACGCGCAGCTTCTTCAATGTCACGCTGCCGATGATTACGCCGACTGTATTTCTGACGGTCGTCATGACGGTGATCGGCTCACTCAAGGTATTCGGCCAGATCTACGTGATGACGCAGGGCGGCCCGAGCGGAAGCACGAAGGTGCTGGTCTATTACATCTGGGAGAAAGCGTTCAAGCTGTTCCAGCTAGGCTATGCCTCCTCTCTGGCTTATGTATTGTTCGTTGTTGTGCTGGCGCTGACTTTGCTGCAATGGCAGCTTCGAAAGAGGTGGGTATTCAATGAAGGCGACGCCTAA